In one Ictalurus furcatus strain D&B chromosome 28, Billie_1.0, whole genome shotgun sequence genomic region, the following are encoded:
- the nexmifa gene encoding neurite extension and migration factor yields MDVLQESRFAGPECCPSPPNTTDNDSHDHLPDKSHVLTHCDSTEPPLLSPPTLDSSSQTAEVPFSVTDLHDDSVSKATSLSSLSSFSSLSSLSSLTCSKPVSPWSMPQSCDRPSLSSMDSGGGDCISCLLPKNQSCESVLGLTSDFQSCPSSNLSMQCLGSATTTIRYGDQVLSDQLLSGPTHTAGMNENAEEGKSMRESESDDDPTSRSIYESLGEEAQDWSCLESLISESRMELLDLCSRSELAVNLFCEEDVENYMFQDEESTLGTDVCSLKIRYESYPDVVQERTEVSLQDESQLGFFPTLPCSRTESLQDKMDQSSEDKVEAPTTPNSNFLFDLSNSPEDSGEFSDDSYCTGSSPDTWQAQQPHGQLSRENSSSSSQLSYRLRAKRKVAFREDYLYDVDSIESERNAEKRKKLSVGPKKEWDDDWCPKKRRRSCRKEPPVIIKYIIINRFKGEKHMQVKLSRVEPSVTTVNLNPDTLLHYEKLAPLKAYWQKKEKEQQEQNSLAAADKTKRLNGCKRPPSTTPKRKQRSARLRIQRVPAVETLIPSQTAAALCNNQQEMADSVKSTEDLQGAATHDALDKVETGKTTHPARAKSRTEEREERRKLDKTVKIKKFKSEARLRAKKLHEAQKEENLTASELTELSSCLPENLSDSLESNLLTNETSVEKCTLTPAAPGTNENVDLLPGGYLQTLLEASDSSSSANVTYFSTDQQQTGLLPVAAPLQPVQTCVLSPPSESELPHSPQPLNHIPHQTSFPETDHPEQSYPVNWPSQPTVEQLSFSPDIPTQSPVMPSGFPRPIPVLAGDGTTVTGYSQVPLGTTGTCRMAFEEPLLPEPHSDTDYGRSPVGSRVENGMGRLVSFNSLGSLSAASSNYSSLSLRDGEREREEEMSEISDGFLSHCSPQLVLQQSLEEITPLRESTDLLDISNFTPDKFRHSSLSEMSPPDTPSPSPQLLGNCGKGGGFLEGAGANVRWSCSTVPQVEQDAAQNTHLLQTFTEEEDEGGLQGLKKSKKKGGKNGQSTKKTKTPKVAKGERVKLPKQGSHSAKKIKALLEGKAAKGERKSDSGAPSPTPSLNMIGVPGDWPNAGALSDDDQGEFQEPSNILSNIVSGMAEVQRFMRASVEPLWGPCLSPGQHALQSQTLKILGSSADLKKRGSASGASKGKKGTGRDGKTSSKLLAPGFFPPIGLDCLPLPHRPAHKKMYRHKSTTKFARDELLAGKRDIKGVALAALVEKQR; encoded by the exons ATGGATGTCCTACAGGAGTCGCGATTTGCAGGGCCCGAGTGCTGCCCCAGTCCTCCTAACACCACAGACAATG aCTCGCATGATCATCTCCCTGACAAGTCGCATGTTCTGACGCACTGTGACTCCACCGAACCTCCACTTCTATCCCCACCCACCCTGGATTCCTCCAGTCAGACAGCTGAAGTTCCCTTCAGTGTGACAGACCTGCACGATGACTCTGTCTCCAAAGccacctctctctcctctctctcatcattctcttctctctcctccctctcatCCCTCACTTGCTCCAAGCCCGTGAGTCCCTGGTCCATGCCTCAGAGCTGTGACAGACCATCCCTTTCTAGCATGGATTCTGGGGGAGGTGACTGCATAAGTTGTCTACTTCCTAAGAACCAATCGTGCGAGTCCGTTCTTGGGTTAACTTCCGATTTCCAGTCCTGCCCTTCCTCCAACCTCAGCATGCAGTGCCTCGGCTCTGCCACCACCACTATCCGCTATGGCGACCAAGTGCTATCTGATCAGTTGCTCAGTGGACCCACCCATACAGctggaatgaatgaaaatgcagaAGAAGGCAAGTCAATGCGAGAGAGCGAATCAGATGATGATCCGACCTCTAGAAGTATATACGAGAGCTTGGGGGAGGAGGCTCAAGACTGGAGCTGCCTGGAGTCCCTGATCAGCGAGAGCCGAATGGAACTGTTAGACTTGTGTTCTCGCAGTGAGCTGGCAGTCAATCTGTTTTGCGAGGAAGATGTGGAAAACTACATGTTCCAGGACGAGGAGTCGACTCTGGGTACTGATGTCTGTTCACTCAAAATTCGCTACGAGTCCTACCCGGATGTGGTGCAAGAACGGACTGAGGTCTCCCTGCAAGATGAATCCCAACTAGGCTTTTTTCCCACTCTACCTTGTAGCAGAACGGAAAGTTTGCAAGACAAGATGGACCAGTCAAGCGAGGACAAAGTAGAGGCCCCAACAACCCCCAACAGCAATTTTCTTTTTGACCTCAGCAACTCACCTGAGGATTCTGGCGAGTTCAGTGATGACAGCTACTGCACAGGCTCATCCCCTGACACCTGGCAAGCTCAACAACCCCATGGACAACTGTCCAGGGAGAATTCTAGCTCCTCCAGCCAGCTCAGCTACCGCCTTCGTGCCAAGAGGAAGGTTGCTTTCCGAGAAGACTACCTATATGACGTGGACTCcatagagagtgagaggaatGCAGAAAAGCGCAAGAAGCTGTCGGTTGGACCGAAGAAAGAGTGGGATGATGACTGGTGCCCAAAGAAGCGGCGCCGGTCTTGTCGAAAGGAGCCACCGGTCATCATTAAATACATCATTATCAACCGCTTTAAAGGTGAGAAGCACATGCAAGTGAAGTTGAGTAGAGTGGAACCTTCAGTCACAACGGTGAATCTAAATCCAGATACCTTACTGCACTATGAAAAACTGGCACCTCTGAAGGCCTACTGGCAGAAGAAGGAAAAGGAACAGCAGGAGCAGAACTCCTTAGCAGCTGCAGACAAAACCAAACGCCTCAATGGCTGCAAAAGGCCACCGAGCACTACCCCTAAACGCAAACAAAGGAGCGCAAGACTCAGGATTCAACGGGTCCCTGCTGTAGAGACTCTAATCCCCAGCCAAACTGCTGCTGCCTTGTGTAACAATCAACAAGAAATGGCTGACTCAGTAAAAAGCACAGAAGACCTACAAGGGGCCGCAACACATGATGCCTTGGACAAAGTAGAGACAGGTAAAACTACACACCCAGCCAGGGCTAAGAGCagaactgaagagagagaggagaggagaaaactAGATAAAACAGTGAAGATAAAGAAATTCAAAAGTGAAGCCAGACTGAGGGCTAAAAAGCTACATGAAGCACAGAAAGAGGAAAACCTCACTGCCTCTGAACTTACAGAGTTAAGTTCTTGTTTACCTGAAAACCTTAGTGACTCTTTGGAAAGTAATCTTCTCACAAACGAGACCTCGGTTGAAAAATGCACTTTGACTCCCGCTGCCCCGGGGACTAATGAGAATGTGGACCTCCTGCCTGGTGGATATCTACAGACTCTTCTGGAAGCTTCTGATTCTTCCAGCAGTGCCAATGTCACATATTTTTCTACAGACCAGCAGCAGACAGGGTTGCTACCAGTTGCAGCCCCTCTGCAACCAGTTCAAACTTGTGTACTCTCCCCTCCCTCGGAATCTGAGCTCCCACATTCACCCCAGCCTCTCAATCATATCCCACACCAGACATCGTTCCCTGAGACCGACCACCCTGAACAAAGCTACCCTGTCAACTGGCCTTCCCAACCCACAGTTGAGCAGCTTTCATTCTCTCCCGACATCCCAACTCAGTCCCCAGTCATGCCGTCGGGCTTTCCCAGGCCAATTCCTGTACTAGCAGGGGATGGCACAACAGTGACAGGGTATAGCCAGGTACCACTGGGTACCACAGGTACCTGCAGGATGGCATTTGAAGAACCACTCTTGCCAGAACCCCACTCGGATACCGATTATGGGCGTAGTCCGGTGGGATCACGAGTTGAAAATGGCATGGGCCGACTCGTCAGCTTTAACTCTCTGGGATCTCTTTCTGCAGCTTCAAGCAACTATAGTTCTCTTAGCCTCAGAGAtggtgaaagagaaagagaagaggagatgagCGAGATCAGCGACGGTTTCCTCTCACATTGCAGCCCTCAGCTAGTTCTGCAGCAGAGCCTTGAAGAGATCACTCCACTTCGAGAGTCCACCGACTTGCTTGACATATCAAACTTCACCCCTGACAAGTTCCGGCATTCCTCCTTGTCTGAAATGTCCCCACCTGACACACCTAGCCCCTCACCACAGCTGCTGGGGAACTGTGGCAAGGGGGGAGGGTTTCTAGAAGGTGCAGGGGCTAATGTGAGGTGGAGCTGCAGCACTGTCCCACAAGTCGAGCAAGATGcagcacaaaacacacacctctTACAGACTTTcactgaggaggaggatgaaggagGGCTTCAAGGACTTAAGAAGTCTAAAAAGAAGGGAGGAAAGAATGGACAAAGCACCAAAAAGACCAAAACTCCCAAGGTGGCTAAAGGTGAGAGGGTTAAGCTCCCAAAACAGGGTTCACATTCTGCTAAGAAAATCAAGGCATTACTAGAGGGGAAAGCAGCTAAAGGTGAGAGGAAATCAGATAGCGGCGCTCCTTCTCCAACCCCGTCCCTGAACATGATAGGGGTTCCGGGGGACTGGCCAAATGCCGGAGCTCTATCAGACGATGATCAGGGTGAGTTCCAGGAGCCATCGAACATCCTGTCCAATATAGTCTCCGGGATGGCGGAGGTGCAACGCTTCATGCGGGCCTCAGTAGAACCACTTTGGGGGCCTTGTCTGTCACCAGGGCAGCATGCTCTCCAAAGCCAAACACTGAAAATTCTTGGTAGCAGTGCTGACCTTAAGAAACGGGGCAGTGCATCAGGGGCAAGTAAGGGGAAGAAAGGGACAGGGCGGGATGGTAAGACCTCATCGAAACTTCTTGCACCCGGCTTCTTCCCTCCTATCGGTTTGGATTGCCTCCCGCTTCCTCACCGGCCCGCTCACAAAAAGATGTACCGCCACAAAAGCACCACAAAGTTTGCCCGTGATGAACTTTTAGCGGGTAAAAGGGACATTAAAGGAGTTGCACTGGCAGCTTTGGTAGAGAAACAGAggtaa